A single genomic interval of Macellibacteroides fermentans harbors:
- a CDS encoding fusion protein produces the protein MSKVFLLGANKEIDRAKQVVEVNQIIQMEGYNNDKYVVCDILKRDWGIAYKLICLRTKEFYIADIIRPLKEKFGIGYYYDQDNPTFLDGIEVAMLLQEAQQKKKTEQDEAEQEKNRVEQVREIGRKRFAEIFPEDAQAVIVARLRQNESDSYTDYYSYSTQRTVIIGFSKHKRDIFSEMRKHASNFEETAYLAEPNEDYEHREKYSMGDGYYLGESKYHGWIIEKEPVYKRENTIEEFAYTAGNEDNIHINKNGGTTPPSKPTGGKANCTLVEYSTKAVAVFGETKSIKDELKAMGGRFNARLTFNGQKLAGWIFPKSQEQRLAYYFGLD, from the coding sequence ATGAGCAAAGTATTTTTATTAGGTGCAAACAAGGAAATTGACAGAGCCAAACAAGTGGTAGAAGTCAATCAGATTATCCAAATGGAGGGCTACAACAACGATAAATACGTTGTGTGCGACATTCTTAAAAGAGATTGGGGTATAGCATATAAGTTAATTTGTTTACGGACAAAGGAATTCTACATTGCGGATATTATCCGACCATTGAAAGAAAAATTCGGTATCGGCTATTATTACGACCAGGACAATCCGACATTTTTGGACGGCATTGAAGTCGCAATGCTATTGCAGGAGGCACAGCAAAAGAAGAAAACAGAGCAGGACGAAGCCGAACAGGAAAAAAACAGAGTAGAACAGGTTAGGGAAATCGGTCGCAAACGCTTTGCTGAGATATTTCCCGAAGATGCACAGGCGGTTATCGTAGCACGTTTAAGACAAAACGAGAGCGACAGCTATACTGATTACTACTCATATAGCACACAGCGGACGGTTATCATAGGTTTTTCCAAGCACAAAAGGGACATCTTTTCTGAAATGCGTAAACACGCATCCAACTTTGAGGAAACCGCTTATTTAGCTGAGCCTAACGAAGATTACGAACACCGTGAGAAGTACAGCATGGGCGACGGCTACTATTTGGGCGAAAGCAAATATCACGGTTGGATAATCGAGAAAGAACCCGTGTATAAACGTGAAAACACGATAGAGGAATTTGCCTACACCGCAGGAAACGAGGATAACATTCATATCAACAAGAACGGAGGTACAACGCCGCCAAGCAAGCCGACAGGAGGCAAAGCAAATTGCACATTGGTTGAGTATTCAACCAAAGCGGTGGCGGTTTTCGGAGAAACAAAGTCAATCAAAGACGAACTTAAAGCAATGGGCGGACGATTTAACGCTCGATTGACTTTCAATGGTCAGAAGTTGGCAGGGTGGATATTCCCAAAATCACAAGAGCAACGGTTAGCGTATTATTTCGGATTAGATTAA